One region of Candidatus Acidiferrales bacterium genomic DNA includes:
- a CDS encoding RodZ domain-containing protein, producing MTSFGENLRREREMRGVALEEIAAATKISVRFLESLEKEAFDRLPGGIFNRGFVRAYARYLGLDEDKFLADYGLVHHDEHDVKPILEADARSARIQLILFAVACVLVIAGIAWGGLHLARRYGPTVLGRLTRSTDTQAVIPSSVPVSSQAGSAPGSSGLPASAEIRPPEQVQGLPGAAPAPAGQTSAAAPTLTELDLQIDVLGETRVTVTADGVRQIDRLLRPPDSRRVKAKDIIELKSSDASAVVLTLNGETLPPLGRPGESRSLTLTQKDLKGNP from the coding sequence ATGACCTCTTTTGGCGAAAATCTGCGGCGCGAGCGCGAAATGCGCGGCGTGGCCCTCGAGGAGATTGCTGCCGCCACCAAGATCAGTGTGCGCTTTCTGGAATCGCTTGAAAAGGAAGCCTTCGATCGCCTGCCCGGCGGCATTTTTAACCGCGGATTTGTCCGCGCCTACGCTCGATATCTTGGCCTGGACGAAGACAAGTTCCTGGCCGACTATGGGCTCGTTCATCACGATGAGCATGACGTCAAGCCCATCCTGGAAGCCGATGCCAGGAGCGCCCGCATCCAGCTCATTCTTTTTGCTGTGGCCTGCGTTCTGGTTATTGCCGGGATAGCCTGGGGCGGGCTCCATCTCGCCCGGCGATACGGACCGACTGTCCTGGGACGCCTCACCCGGTCAACCGATACCCAGGCAGTCATTCCTTCATCGGTGCCGGTTTCTTCCCAAGCCGGTTCCGCTCCCGGCTCGTCGGGTTTGCCTGCCTCCGCCGAAATCCGGCCGCCGGAGCAAGTTCAAGGCCTGCCCGGCGCTGCTCCTGCCCCTGCCGGGCAAACTTCTGCCGCTGCGCCGACGCTCACCGAACTCGATTTGCAAATTGATGTGCTCGGAGAAACGCGAGTTACGGTCACCGCTGACGGCGTGCGGCAGATTGACCGGCTGCTTCGCCCGCCGGACTCGCGCCGCGTGAAGGCCAAAGACATTATCGAACTTAAGTCCTCCGATGCCAGTGCGGTTGTCCTCACCTTGAACGGGGAAACCCTTCCCCCGCTTGGCCGCCCGGGAGAGTCGCGCAGCTTGACGCTGACGCAAAAGGATCTGAAAGGCAACCCGTAG
- a CDS encoding sensor domain-containing diguanylate cyclase, with translation MAPGELSVFHEVGKALTSTLKLDEVLKTIMEKIHEFLHPDTWSLLLLDEGAQELYFEIATGDAAAKLKDVRLKLGQGIAGWVAQTGEAVVVPNVREDARFLSQVDKMTQTTTESIVCVPVRSKQRILGVIELVNCISGDSFGRREMALLQALADYAAIAIENARHMERIHELTITDDCTSLFNVRYLHVVMDKEIHRSSRHGQEFSVIFIDLDNFKGINDQHSHLVGSRLLAEIGQLLKNHCRLIDYAFRYGGDEFVVLLPQTSKEAAAVVARRLHHLISEMVFLKEEGLNLKITASLGIASYPTDAKTRMELLRLADQAMYLVKNTSKNNVAAANFGILPELQSKG, from the coding sequence TTGGCGCCCGGGGAACTTTCCGTCTTCCACGAAGTAGGCAAGGCGCTCACCTCGACCCTCAAGCTGGACGAAGTTCTGAAGACGATCATGGAGAAGATCCATGAGTTTCTTCACCCCGACACCTGGTCGCTGCTGCTGCTGGATGAGGGGGCGCAGGAGCTTTACTTCGAGATTGCCACCGGCGACGCTGCTGCCAAACTGAAAGACGTTCGACTCAAGCTGGGGCAGGGCATTGCCGGCTGGGTGGCGCAGACGGGCGAGGCGGTGGTGGTTCCCAACGTGCGCGAAGATGCGCGCTTCCTTTCGCAGGTGGATAAGATGACGCAGACGACGACGGAATCCATCGTCTGCGTGCCGGTCCGCAGCAAACAGCGAATCCTGGGCGTCATCGAGCTGGTCAACTGCATCAGCGGGGACAGCTTTGGCCGGCGCGAGATGGCGCTGCTTCAGGCATTGGCCGATTACGCTGCCATCGCCATCGAGAACGCCCGCCACATGGAGCGCATCCATGAGCTGACCATCACCGACGATTGCACCAGCCTCTTCAACGTCCGCTACCTTCACGTGGTGATGGACAAAGAGATCCATCGGTCGAGCCGCCACGGGCAAGAGTTTTCCGTCATTTTCATTGACCTTGACAATTTCAAGGGGATAAACGATCAACACAGCCACCTCGTCGGCAGCCGGCTGCTGGCAGAAATTGGCCAGCTCTTGAAAAACCACTGCCGCCTGATTGACTACGCCTTTCGCTATGGTGGCGACGAGTTTGTAGTTCTGCTGCCCCAAACCAGCAAGGAAGCCGCTGCCGTGGTGGCTCGCCGGCTGCACCACCTCATTTCCGAGATGGTTTTTTTGAAGGAGGAGGGGCTCAATCTGAAGATTACAGCCAGCTTGGGCATCGCCTCCTACCCCACGGACGCCAAAACAAGGATGGAGCTGCTGCGGCTGGCTGACCAGGCGATGTACTTGGTCAAAAACACGAGCAAGAACAACGTCGCGGCGGCGAACTTCGGTATCCTTCCGGAGCTGCAAAGCAAAGGTTGA
- a CDS encoding BMC domain-containing protein, producing the protein MAYEALGMIETRGLVGAIEASDAMVKAANVVLIGKEYIGAGYVTVMVRGDVGAVKAATDAGAAAARRVGELVAVHVIPRPHEMVEKILPGGGAPPGGGKK; encoded by the coding sequence ATGGCCTACGAAGCGCTGGGAATGATTGAGACGCGCGGGCTGGTGGGCGCGATTGAGGCGTCCGATGCGATGGTGAAAGCCGCCAATGTGGTCCTTATCGGAAAAGAGTATATTGGTGCCGGATACGTGACGGTGATGGTGCGGGGCGACGTAGGGGCGGTGAAGGCGGCCACTGACGCCGGGGCGGCGGCAGCTCGTCGGGTGGGCGAGCTGGTAGCGGTGCACGTCATCCCCCGGCCGCACGAAATGGTGGAAAAGATTCTGCCGGGCGGCGGCGCGCCTCCGGGGGGTGGCAAGAAATAG
- a CDS encoding amidohydrolase, with protein MRYSLTIFLLLIVAVSAVQVGAGPAEGADWLLVGARIVTVDPDHHVLENGAIAIRRGRILAVGPRADLERKYSGKRVNLTGKLVMPGLVNTHTHAAMTLYRGLADDLALQEWLEKYIFPAESRFTTADFVEWGSKLACLEMIRGGTTTFADMYYFEDQVAKAAAEAGIRGVLGETIIHIPAPDFKTPEETLRFTETFLKRWQGHPLVVPAVAPHSIYLLPAATLQASAKLARDHHAPILIHLSETKKEVEDSRREHGLSPVAYLEKLGVLGPDVLAAHGVWVDAKDIALLQKHGAAIAHNPSSNMKLGSGVAPVVEMLKAGVVVGLGTDGAASNNDLNMFEEMDLAAKLHKLHLGDPRALPARQALEMATILGARALGMGKEIGSLEAGKKADLIVVALDTAHAVPLYNVESQIVYALKASDVESVMVDGRWVMRNRKILTLDEQKVLRQARQYADKVRASLGLH; from the coding sequence ATGAGATATAGCCTCACGATATTCCTGTTGCTGATTGTCGCAGTAAGCGCTGTGCAGGTTGGCGCGGGGCCGGCGGAAGGGGCGGACTGGCTGCTGGTGGGCGCAAGAATTGTTACCGTCGATCCGGACCATCACGTCCTGGAAAACGGCGCCATTGCCATTCGCCGGGGAAGAATCCTGGCGGTCGGACCGCGCGCGGACCTCGAGCGGAAATACAGCGGCAAAAGGGTGAATTTGACGGGAAAGCTGGTGATGCCCGGCCTGGTCAACACCCACACCCATGCGGCGATGACGCTTTATCGCGGCCTCGCCGATGACCTGGCGTTGCAAGAGTGGCTCGAGAAGTATATTTTCCCGGCCGAGTCGCGCTTTACGACTGCGGATTTTGTCGAGTGGGGCTCGAAGCTCGCTTGCTTGGAAATGATTCGCGGCGGCACCACGACGTTTGCCGACATGTACTACTTCGAAGACCAGGTGGCCAAAGCGGCAGCCGAAGCCGGTATTCGCGGCGTTCTGGGTGAGACGATCATCCATATTCCGGCGCCCGATTTCAAAACGCCCGAAGAGACACTGCGTTTTACAGAGACTTTTCTGAAGCGGTGGCAGGGACATCCCCTGGTGGTGCCGGCGGTCGCTCCGCATTCCATTTATCTCTTGCCAGCGGCCACGCTCCAGGCATCGGCCAAGCTGGCCCGCGATCATCACGCGCCGATCCTCATTCACCTGTCCGAAACCAAGAAAGAAGTCGAGGACTCGCGGCGCGAGCACGGACTTTCCCCGGTAGCCTACCTTGAAAAACTGGGTGTACTCGGTCCGGACGTGCTGGCCGCGCACGGCGTCTGGGTGGACGCGAAGGACATTGCCCTGCTTCAGAAACACGGGGCAGCCATTGCGCACAATCCTTCCAGCAACATGAAGCTGGGAAGCGGCGTGGCACCGGTGGTGGAAATGCTCAAAGCCGGTGTGGTGGTCGGGCTCGGGACCGACGGCGCAGCGAGCAACAATGACCTCAATATGTTCGAGGAAATGGACCTGGCGGCAAAGCTGCACAAGTTGCATCTTGGCGATCCGCGCGCATTGCCGGCGCGACAGGCCCTCGAAATGGCCACCATCCTGGGCGCTCGAGCCCTGGGCATGGGCAAAGAGATCGGTTCGCTCGAAGCAGGCAAGAAGGCAGATCTCATAGTGGTTGCTTTGGACACCGCCCATGCGGTGCCGCTTTACAACGTCGAATCGCAAATCGTCTATGCGCTCAAGGCAAGCGATGTGGAATCGGTGATGGTGGATGGTCGCTGGGTGATGCGGAACCGAAAAATTCTCACTCTTGACGAACAGAAGGTGCTCCGCCAGGCGCGTCAATACGCGGACAAGGTGCGAGCCTCGCTTGGATTACATTGA